Within the Nitrospira sp. genome, the region GTGCGGGACATTCGAGAGACATTTGAGAAAGGAGCAGCCATGTGGAAGTTCGCGTTGGTGGGCATCGTGCTGATGATCGGGACGGGATGCGAGACGCAACAGCGCGCCAAAACCGTGGAGCCCCCCACGGAAGCAGGAGCGCGTACCGGTAAGGTCAGCAACATCGTCATCAACGAGTCCGTCACACCGGCGACGTTGACCGTTAACGCCGGAGACGAGGTGCGATGGTTGAATCATCGGCAACGCCCCGTGGTCGTGCAGGTGGCCGAGCCGCTCGATGGCAGGATTGCATGCCGGAACGGATTCTCCAAGGCATTGGCCATGGGCGTCGAGAACGAAACAACCATCGATCCGAATGAGACGGCAGGACTGTGTTTCAGCAGGTTGGGGACGGTCCGGTATTCGGTGCGATCGGATGACACGGACGATCCACAGCCCCTCCAGGACACGCAGGGCACGATTACGGTCGAGTAGCCGGGGTCCTGCGAGGACTCCCCATATGTGGAGGAAGGGGACGGACGGTGATGAAATCGCTCGGTATATCAATGGTGATCCTCGGGCTTGCCGCGTGCACGACTATGGCGGAAGTCACGAGAACGGGAAAGGTCACAAACGTCGTGGTGCGCGACGCCGTCACGCCGCAAGTGGTGATCGTCTCGGCCGGCGAGGAAGTGAGATGGGTCAACCAGCGTACGGGCACCATACGGATCGAGTTCATTGATCCTCTCGAGAAGTGGGTCTCGTGCAATGACGGGTTCCACCGATTCATAGGTATCGGGCAGGATCAAGCGGCCAATCTCGTTCCGAACGGGACGGCGAGCTTGTGTTTCAATCAGGCTGGAGAGAAGCGGTATGTGGTGAGAATGGAGTCGACCACTCCCAGCGGGGAAAAGAATCTGAGCGGCGTGGTGACGATCGAATGAGCAGGGCCGGGAAGTGCGGCACGCGCAATCCAGTCGATCTGAGAGACCGTGTGTGAGCCATGCGGTATTCCCCTGACGGACATGCCTTCTTCGTCGCGAGCCTGGCGGTGACCACGTGTCTCGCGCTGGTCGTCTCGCTGTACAAGGCGACAGGAGCCAGAACCATGGAGAAGCAGGGCGACGAGGAATTGGTTGGCCTCGCCGCCTCGGTAGCCGTGCCGCTGTCGGTGGCCGCCTCCGGCAGCCCAACGATCGTAACCTCCGATAGCAACGGCGGGCCTTCCCTCGGCGACGAGACCTCGGTTCCGGGTTATGACATCCGCGAGCGCAGCCGCGATACGGGACGGGATCGAGGATTGGATCGATCGCGAGATCGGCGGGGGGACGCACCGGCGTATTCCCAGAAGCGCCGGAGCAGCCTGCAAGGAGACGGGACGGGGCCTGACGATCCAGTTGAGACCGAAAATTGTCGGACGAGCGGTGAGATCGGCGGCCATGAACCACGGGAACGATGCCCCGACAACTGAGCGATAGTCAGCCCATCGATGCAGCATGAAGGAGTACAGCACGTATGAAACCAAACATTGTCGTTGTATCAGCCTCGCTGGTTCTCTTGTTCGCTCTCGCGGCGACTGTCGGGGCGGATCGCACGCCCCCTGACATCGTCCAGGCCAGCAAGGTCATTGGGAAAGCGGTGGTGAATGCCGAGGGGCGCTCCATTGGCTCGATCGAGGATTTGGCGATCGACGAGTTAGACGGACAGATCCGCTATGCCGTGCTTTCCTTCGGTGGGGTCCTGGGCATGGGGGGAAAGCACTTTGCAATACCCTGGGAGGCATTCGAGCGTAGCGAGGATCACGAGCGTTTCATTTTGGACGTGGCAGAGGAGGACCTCAAACGCGCGCCGGGGTTCGATAAGGATCACTGGCCCGATTTTGTCGACCCCGTGTACTACACGATGATTTACGAATTCTATCGCATCCCGGTGCCGGGCGCGGAAGCCAAAGAAGAAGCTGAAGCGAAGCGGCAGCGGTAAGGGCGGTTTGTCTCGGGCGTGCACGCATGAGTGGTTGCCATTGAGACCGACTGCAGTCGATCCGGCCACTGTAATCACTGAGGAGGCAATCATGACGGCGTTGAAAACATCGGCAACGGAGCAGCAGCCCAAAACCGCTGTCGCCGGCAAAGGGCGGGGATCGCGACTGACTGAAAACCGCGTCAAGGCCGAGCGAATTAGGCCGTGGATCGATCCCGAAGAACGAGTCACCGTGGATTTTGAAGACGCGTCAGGACTCAATGCGGAAGTGTTGGCCTGCAGCGATCATGTCGTCAAGCTTGGACTCGAGACACGGTTTCCACACTATCGGCAGAAGTTCGTCGTCCCGCTGGGCCATGTCACCGTCAGCGAAGATCCCAGCCGTTACACAAGAAGTCCTCAGCGGCCATTGCAGTATGGACGATTGTGGCTGACTATCGACAAGAAGCGCCCACCCGTCATGTGAGGCCGTTTCCCCTGCCTTCTTTTCACTGTGCCGTGACTCTCTCAATAGGGAACCCGTCATCTCTCCACCACCGCCACCCTCCTTCCAGTTCCATCACGGGATAACCCGCCGACGCAAACGAGACGGCTGCGGTGGCGGCCAGGTGACAGACGATGGAATAGCAATAGATGACGTTGACCCGGTCCTTGCGGAGTCCTGCCAGTGTATCCCACCGATCCTTGGGTAGATTGATGGCTCCAGGAATATGACCTTCCGCAAAATCTTCCTCCTGCCGCACGTCGACGATGTGCACGCCGCCGTCTTCCATCATGCGTTGAAGCTCGACCGGCCCCGTCGTGAACGCCATCTTGGTTTCGAAATATTGCCTCGCTTCGGCGGGACCAACCGTGTGATTTCGCTCGACCTTGTGTGCCATCGTGTCGTCTCCTTGAGGCGGTACCCGACCGGGTCCCGACTCGAATTCATGATTTCGTGAACCGCTCCCCGGTCCCTGACGACGCGCAATCACAGGCGACGCGGCGCGCTTCCTGGTCGGACGTGATCATGTGCCACCGGTGTCTTCCCGAACATTCATGGTGAACAATAGCTTCTTGACCTCTGTTCGAAGCAATCAGGCGGCGTTGCGATGGCAAGCTGGGCCGTCCGCATTGATTGCATGACGTATCGAAAGAGAGAGGGGAGGCCGTCCCGGATTGGGCCGTGGGATGCGCCTGGCCAAGGACTTTGTGAAACCATTGTCTTGGCTGCAGCCACCGCCAGACTGACGGAAACGCCATGCGTCACCTTCCTCACCATGGCCACTACCGGCCCTGGAGCAACTTAGGAGAATCGATCGCTTGCAAAAAAGAACACTTCGAACACACCTTAGCAAAGCGGGTGGCCTTGTTCCGTCCTTCGGCTCCCGTGCCCTTCTGTCATGATCGCTCTACTCCACCTGTCTGAACACTGGATTGGACCCTGGAAAGGAAGCTTGCGAAATTCAATGCGGTTATGCACCTGCCCACGCTAGGACCGGCTGTCGACAAGCCATTTACCTAGGCGTTGTGCCAGTAGTCCCCCACGGGGAACACGTGACGATAGGCTCCGGATGAGCTGCTCTGTGGGCATGCTCGGCGCGACCGCCGCGAGCTCGAGCAGCAGTCCGACGTAGTGGGGCCGTTGGTCATCACCGCCACGGTCGTCGCAATGGCGGAGCCCGTGCGCATGATCCGATGGACCCAACGGTGCACTGGGCCTGTGGTTGATGATCGCACCGCTCATTCTTGGTTATCCCGTGTGGCCCGGGGTTCATAGTGCAGGGGTTGCCTTCCTGGTCGCCGCCGCTTCCATCGGCCGCTACATGATCGCATTGGGGGCGGTAGGGCTGTGGTTTGGAAAGGCACGCGGGGGATTGAACGCGCTCGCAGGTGACGTGGCTCGTGCGTCCCGTCATCACGTCATGTACGTTAAACCTTGAAGTGGGCTAGGACGATTCCTAGTGTGGGGCCAACCGGGCTGCGCGTATGGTGGGAGCAGTGATGCCGTTCATCACGTGAAGGAGGTTCGTCATGTCCGAGAAAAAATGTGCACATCCGGGATGTCAGTGCCAGGTTGCACCGGGAAAAGAATTTTGCTCGGATGATTGCCGGAACGCCGCGCCACAGGGGGGCTCCTGCGGTTGTGGGCACTCTGGCTGCAAAGCAGCAAAATAGAACTAGACGGTGAGCAATCCACTGTATGCGAACCGTTTACCAGTGGAATCGTTCGGGCCGGGACCTCGTTACACGGCGCGTTGGACAGTAGGATTGAGCCTGATAGCTCGGAAGGTCTGTCGAGCGCAAGTGGCCGCGTGGTTCGTTTAGTCATGCGACAAGCTGGCGAGAGCTCGACGTGCGGCTGTCTTATAGGATACGAGCTCCGGCAACCGAGGCTGCTCCAGAACTCTCCGATATAATACCACCGCCTGCTGGGCTTCGCCCGATTCCACCATCGCCGCTCCGACTAACAGGCCGCACGACGCGGCAAGAGCTTGCAAGCTGACGGAGCGGCGACGTGACCGTTCCAAATCAATGTGGGATTCGGATTCCGCTCTGTCGAGCAAGACGATCGCCGCACCTTTCCGAGGCTCCAGTTCCGTGTGCTGACGACAGCCGAGATAGGTTGTCCACAGCGACATGGTCGAGTCCGCTCTCGTGGGGACGGTATGAGACGGACCGGTAGACGACTGTCGGCACGATGATGTCAGGAGGAGACCGGACATGATGAGAACCATGGTCACCCATTCACATGGTCCATGCTCTCGCGTGATCGAGTCCTTCATGTCGCCTCCACCTCATCCGCGGATGTCAATGTGAACTCCACACGCGGCACGTCTTCTCCGTCCGGCCGCGCGACGGGATCGATCACGGAGAGGCGATCGGCCGAGACGCCGCTTGCATGTCTGAGATCAGCGGCCAGTACGTAGGCACGTCTCACCGCGAGGTACCGTGCGGCTTTTTCCGCTGTTGCCACGGCCGGGACAGGCCAGGATCCTTTCGGCATCCGCCTCAAGGCTTCGACGTCCGCGTGAGAAAGGACTGGAGTGAGTTCCAGGACCGCGTCCGTGCTTTTCGACAGCAAGGTCGCCATGGCGGCCACACGTTGGGTATGCGTCTGTTTGATCGTTGCCGATCCAGGTTGAAACGCAACGGTCGGAACGCGGACCCCCTCGCCGGAGCGCTCACTGTCGCTCGAGAAGAACCTCCCGACGGCTCTGAACGGGGCTATCACGACGTTCATGAGAACCTTGCGCAGTGATCGCCACAGTGCCTGCGTCCATTCGAAGGACGGATCTTCGAGAGGTCCGCTGACCGGGAGGCGAAGGCGAATCGTTCCGTCGAGATTCCGAAGGAGATCCATGACGAGCCCGAGCGGCAGTCCGATACGCTTGCGCACGACGTCGGGGCCCTGTCCCCGCGAGAGGTCCAATTGTGCGAGTGAAATGTCGCTGTCGACGTCCAGATACGAGCCGGATAACTTGAATTGCATGTCCGTCGTCAGACGCCCGTGCTTGGCGCGGTGTGAGACTGCCGACATGAGATAGGGATTGGCAGGAGGGATCGGAAAGTCGACGATCCGCAGACGGCCATGGCC harbors:
- a CDS encoding rhodanese, giving the protein MAHKVERNHTVGPAEARQYFETKMAFTTGPVELQRMMEDGGVHIVDVRQEEDFAEGHIPGAINLPKDRWDTLAGLRKDRVNVIYCYSIVCHLAATAAVSFASAGYPVMELEGGWRWWRDDGFPIERVTAQ